AACACCTTGATACGGAATCGAAGCAGTCTCTGAACTGGGTTCTCGATGCTACGGGCTGCTATATTCCTCCGCGGTGAGAGGACACGCTTCAAATACATTATCATGGAAGCCAGTCAAAGGAGACACCCGGTCATATTGGGACGGCGCTTTTCAAATAACAGCATATTGACAACAAGTCATGCATAGTGTAGGCTGACACCCTTCACATTTGAGCGATCCAATTTCGGCATCTCTTAAGACAAACAGAGGGCCAATTCAGAACAATCGGGCTTAGCggcgtacggagtacaggaTCGGACGAATTTGTTTACCGAGGCTCAATTGGAGACAGTTACCCTTACCAGGCAACGGATCACAGCAGGCCTGGGATCAGGCCATTGTTTGTATCgtgcatgtatgtatatcatGATGGAATGACCTTAGTTAATCAATTATTTCACCAGAGTAAAAGCGAGAATTGCATCGTGATACGTCTATGAGATTTCATTGGAGCAGTCATTCAAGCATCATAAGCATACCTAACGATTAGTACGCTGTAGATCTTATCCGGAACTACTATTCGGTCGACTAGAGGCAGACGTGCTGCATAGGTCAAGTTAGCGCGAACAAGTAACGATAAGACTCATTGCAGTCATTGGTGCATCATAATGAAAGCTATAAATAAGCACCGTACTCAACCACCGAGACTGGCTGCTTCCTTCTGACTACCTAACACTCAAACAAACATGGGTATtcattaaatttaataagaggtaagaaaagaaaggggaatAAGAGGTGAGAGACGAGACAAACAAGACGTTGACACGAGACGGCACAAAAAAATATCATCGGCGACACTTCTCTCCGAGCCACGAGCCAAGATCATGCACTGCCAGCAGCGCTCCGCTCCTAACATGTCACGATCGATGCATTCGCATAAGTCAGTTCAATGTCCCACCGATAAAACTAACGAAGGCTGAACTGAGAAAACAGGATACCACTCCAGACAAAAAGATGCGACTCGAGATGTGCCATTTGAAAATACAGTTTCTCAACTCGACGATGACTCGCTGCGCTTTTCGGCAGCACGCTCGGCATCCTTCAGTCGGTCTCTAGACGCAGTGCGAATTCGGCGCAATtgttcctcctcttcctcacgagccttcttctcttcttcgggGGATGGAATATACGCATTTGCGGCGCCACCTATATACATCGGAGTCACGATCAGCATGCTAGTCAATACAACATAGGTCCTGTTGACAACATACCCCGTCCAGTGTGATGGGGAGCCTCCTCGACACGCAATGGCGGCGCTTCTACGTCCTGACTCTCGCGCGCAATCTCTGGGCGCTGGGGATCGTTTACGACCATATTTCCTGAGCCGCCGCGACCGGTGGTATAAATGTCTTGTTTGATCGTGGGTGTGACGAGATCTTTCGGCGTGGTATGGCTTTCGCCGGAGAAGATATTGCCTGCGCCCGGTCAGAACGAATTCAAATTTTCGCATGACTCCATTGGTCTACATACCTGCGCCTCCGCGGCCGTGAGATACGTAGCGACTCATTGTTGCGAGTGACTGATCAGGGGAGCGTGGAATAGCCGGATGTATAAAGGGCGTTGGCGGGGGAAGGTTGCGATCGGGTAGTAGGATTGCGCAGGTGAGTTTGTAGGCAATGGGAGGGTCTCAGATGGGATTCCAGATAATTAAATGGAGCGAGAAAATAGGAACCAGTGAGGTAAACAGTGCTGGCACGCAGTGGCGAAGGGGAAAAATTCTGTAAGTTGATCGGGGCCAAGAAGCTGCCCCTCTGGAACCCAAAAAGACCTTATGATGAAAGCCCGTTGCTCTTGGCGCGTGATGGCGGTTTTTTTGCACGTTTGCGGAATGATGTGATTTTTGGTCCCTTATCTAATCATACGTCCTTCCTCTTTGGTCTTTGGCAGGGCTACTGGTGTTCACCTGATCTGGGATCATTCCAATTGTACTTCCCAGATGAAATGTGCTCGGGGTCTCATTCCCCACGTCCCTGGCCCCTTGGTGGATCCACTGTGTAGGGCCATTGAGTGgattgtactccgtatccaTTATCCAGTGGAAATATCGCAACTTAGCCTCTACTTAATTGTGCATTTCGTCATTGGGTACAAAGAATCACTACGATCATGTTATGGCTACACTGATGCTATACAACAAAAGTATAAAATACACTGCTAATGAACTATCAGGTACATGGTCTATACTTTCTGTACAGCATGGCTACTCTTTCCGCTGGCCCGCAATGGCCTTTTCCTAGCAAGATACTATACATAGTAAAGTAGTGACTAGTACTTGCCTCATCTTACTACCAATGTATACCGACTGCAAGAGTTTCCCATATATCTtcgctcctgctcctccgaGCAAATCCAACACAATACACTTTGAAGCAATACTTACAAAGCTCCTTCCTCTTTAAACTACAATACCCTTACAGGATGAATCTTCATCTCCCAACCTCCAAAACTCTTCAACACGCCCCATCACTCACTACACATCCCATTCATATCCTTTATACGTCTAGGTCAATTAAATAGTCAATTTCATTCTTTTACCAccaatctttctttcacACTTGCCTTCTAGCACTCTTTAACAATGTGCTTCGACGTTCTTAGGAATATTATATCCGACATCTCCGCCATAATTTTACTACTAGGTTCACTCTTCCTGAACCTCCTCGCATTACCGGGTGCATTCTGGCGGACGCTATACGACTGGAATCAGAGCATCCGAGGAGGCATTCGATATTTCCTAATGCCCAGACTGAATGCTAACGGCGATATCTACAATCCTCCTGCCATTAACCGCTCGCACAATGAGTCGAGGCGTCGGAGAAGACGATTAGTTAACGGGACCCGGAATGAGACCGCTGGGGACAGAAGTCCGTTCGTGGTTACTCACTATGACAATGATGACTCGCATGATTCTGAGCAAACTGTGGATGAGACTCTGGCAGCCGATGTTGATGAGCTGATCGCAGCCGAACGACAGCGAGCAGCGGAAAGACAGCGAGAAGAGCGGGGACAGCGAGCGGAGCAAGGGCCACAAGAGCAAGGACCTCACCAGCCTGGGCCGCAACAGTCCGGGCAGCAACAGTCAGGGCAACACCAACCAGAGTCCCACGGGCATGAGCTACAACAGCTAGAACCACAACAGCAGTCATCAGAGCTTCCACCACGTGAACCAATGCCGCGTGAGAGAGTTGCACCGCAGCAAGGCTCAGAAGAACCTGGTGAGCCCCTGCAACCCATTAGGTTGCGTGTTTAAGCTCATCTCATGGCCTCCACTTTAGCACCCATGCCAGGTAGGGGGCAACCGGGAGAGACTTACCGTAGGACAATAACTTTCACTTTTGGACCAAATGGGATACAGCGTAAGTGCAAATATGTGCGATGATaatgaaaaatagaaaactgACGAATACAGCTCGTACACCCACGATCCGTAGGACACGCTGGTCCGACCCTGCGTCACCTGCGAACCAGCAAGCCCAACCAAGACAAGGGAGAGACTCTAATATGCCTGGTATATTCCCGGCTGAATCAGGTGATAGGGGAAAGGAACATTGAAGGAGCATTACTATCGTGGTTACCAAGTATGGAGTTTGCCCAAATTGGACTCGAATTACGTGCCGTTGCTTGTATAACTTTCTGATTGTCAGGCAAGTCGCTTTAACCAAAGCAAGCTTTACATGTGTTAACTCATTACAAGTTTTTGTATTGGCCAAGGATGTGTTGAGCCGGTTCAATGTCTTTCTTTGCCTTATTTATTGTTTGCCGGCATTATTTACAAAGACGGTAGAGTACTAGGGTCTGTATTACTATAGCGCAATATGCTTTCTCCTGACGTTTAAGTCAATACCGAAGAATACATTACACTCTATTAAGTGTTGCTAAGTATCATTTTAGTATCCTGGTACACCGCTTGATCATTATAATCGTCAGGACCAGACTGAAACACCGTGGGCATACCTGTTAGCTTCCTCGAATGAAACGTCATTACCTTTATACACTTCTCGGGTAGATGATACATTCACCCATCCAAACACATCCTTGATAAAGgctgagaaaggaaagatataataaaacctGAAGCCACCCTGTAGATAGATTTCCGTGTAGAAGGGGTTAGTTAGTATGCATGTCAGATCAGCAGCTATAACACCCAAGCGTAATCACaacaatcaccaccaccaaccatgAGTCAAGAATATCccgtggaaaagaaaataatacaaaTCTAAGGTATGCAAATATATAACTCATAAGTATATACAATCATAAAACCTCATTGACATAAGGACCTCCCATAAGCATAACCACGTAAGAGCCGAAAGAGTTTCCCATCTCTAACAAAGTCATCAAACCCATCGTCGTCTCCACTATACCGAGCATCATCACCGCGGCCAATAAGTATCAACCATATGCCCACCATACGGAACCGCCTCATACTCAGAATATGCCTTCTCAAACTCCATACTCCAAACCCCATGCGCGCCGCGAACAGGGTACTCCCCCTTCCGCCATTTTTTCTCGTCCTCTTTATACGACGCCGCCCCAACATGCTGCATCTGCGGCGGTGAAATCGCTAACCGATCAAACCCATGTTCATTTGCTAGTCGTTCTAGCGTAGAATCCACCGGTTTCGGCTTCGTCGCATCCTCCATTTTCTTCATATACTCTAGAATAGCGGGTGTCTTCTCCCGAGGAAAAACCAGCGCCTGGGAACAACATCCGTCGCGATTCATTAAGTGGACCCCCGGCCTCATGGGTCTCTGTACTGTCACCCGCCCGGAGGCAAAATACAAGAGAATGACCGCCGGCACGGCGCCGAAACAAACCAGTCCCAGAAAGGCGTTGGAGAGGATCTCCTGCGCGGGGCGCACGGTCCTCCTCAGACAAAGACACAGTCCCGCGACAGCGACAGTAGCCGCAAGACTCCAGGAGAGATACTGCTTCCAGTTCTCGGCGTTCCAGCCGAGGAATTTCTCGGTGTAGAAGAGACGGAGATAGAGCCAGTCGGGGTTTATGATGCCGCGACGGACCCATTCCTCGATGCTGTGGAGGGTTTGGGTGGTAGTTGGGAACCAGTTGCGCTGGGCGACGACGTCGTCTTCCAGCATGAGGAAGTAGGGGGCGTCGGTGGTGTCATAGCAGGAGCGGAGGGAGAGGGCGTAGTCGATGAGGGATTTCTCCGGGGTGaattttttgtttccttctaGGGTGCGGAGGTAGGATGTGGTATAGGAGATGTTCTGCGTCTCGTAGGTTAGGACGCGGTTGACGGTGTTGTGTACCCAGGGGTGGTTGTAGTCTGGGTGGTCTGTGGGTGTGGTGAgggcgaagaggaggtggatgGAGATTTGGGAGCGCTGGTGTTGGCTAAGGCTGTCGATTAGAGAGGCGATGGTGGTGTCTATGTTTTGGGTGAGGGGTCGTTTGACGGTTACGATGCCCACGCAGAGGTCTACATGTTCCTTTGTTGTTGGCGGGGGTTGGTTATAGGGGTCTGCgggtgtggtggttgttTGGTTGTAGCGCGAGAGGTAACGTAGGGATTCTTGGATTCGGGTTAGGCTGTATGTGGGACGGTAGCCTTCGTGTGGCTGGAAGAAATATGAGCCTGGGTCGCGGGCGGAGTTGGCGCgacagatgaagaagaggctGAAGTAGAGGACGGCGAAGGTGATTAGAGAAAGCCTCTGCTTTCTATTGAGGAGACGCATTGGGACATCATTTCTCGGGACGTGTGTACTTATCCACGGGAATGATATCGGTAGAGTATGGCAACTGAGATAGAGGAACGTATGTACCTGGTCCCTGGTCCCTGGGCCCTGCGGGGAGATAAAGAGGTTTAGATCGGAGTCCGTCCGTTGTGAAtgacaagaaaaaacaagATCAACTAAGAAACGGGGAAGGCGCATGGGGGCTTACCATACCTAATCATGGAAAATTTCCTTGAAGGATATTGCTGATACGAGAAAAGGGACTAGACTGTTGGTTCTTGACCCAATTCAGTC
This Aspergillus flavus chromosome 1, complete sequence DNA region includes the following protein-coding sequences:
- a CDS encoding uncharacterized protein (of unknown function-domain containing protein); this encodes MSRYVSHGRGGAGNIFSGESHTTPKDLVTPTIKQDIYTTGRGGSGNMVVNDPQRPEIARESQDVEAPPLRVEEAPHHTGRGGAANAYIPSPEEEKKAREEEEEQLRRIRTASRDRLKDAERAAEKRSESSSS